The sequence below is a genomic window from Flagellimonas marinaquae.
TGCATCTAAATATTTTTTGATGCCATTATAATGGCCATAGGCCATATCGTGTCCGCCACCCAAAACAATCGGAAACTGTTTTTTCTCCAAAAGCAGGCTAACCGCTTCGGTCAGCTTCATTTGGGCAGACTCCATATCCCCTTCATCACAGGTAATGGAACCCACATCGTGCAAAAGCACATGGCTACCCAAGTGATTGGGCATTTTTCCAAAACTACTTTTAATAGTGTCCGGACCATTCACTGTGCCAACTCGCCCTTGGTTTCGGCGTACCCCTTCATCACAGGCGTAGCCCAAAAGCGCAATGGATTTTTTTTGGGCCTCGGCAATTTCTTCCAAAGGTGTGCAGTGTACCTTTTCGTGGAGGTACAGCCATTTATTGGAGATGCGACCGGTCCAGAGGTCTTTTTTCGGGGGTTCGTAGTGTTTCATCAGATTAAAAAAGATTGTCCAAAATATCCGGCTCCACCAGATGGGGCAAAGTTACCTTTAAATTTGGAGTACGCTCCATTTCTCGTTCAATGGCAAATCGTGCTTCCTTATTTCTAGCCCAACTTCTTCGGGAAATTCCATTGTTCACATCAAAAAATAACATTTTATTCAATCGGTTGGAAGCTTCTTCGGAACCGTCGAGCACCATGCCAAACCCACCATTGATCACTTCGCCCCAGCCAACGCCGCCACCGTTGTGGATGGATACCCAAGTGGCTCCCCTAAAACTGTCCCCGATCACATTTTGGATGGCCATATCGGCGGTAAATTTGCTGCCATCGTAAATATTGCTCGTCTCTCGAAAGGGAGAATCCGTACCGCTCACATCATGGTGATCCCTGCCCAAAACCACGGGCGAGCTGATTTCACCCTTCGCAATAGCGGTATTAAAGGCATCGGCAATCTTGCTTCGTCCCTCGGCATCGGCATAGAGGATTCGGGCCTGCGAGCCTACCACCAGTTTGTTCTGTTCCGCTTCGGAAATCCATTTGATATTGTCCTGCATTTGCTGCTGGATTTCCTCTGGGGCTTCGGATTTGATGCTTTTCATCACTTCCAATGCAATGGCATCGGTTTTTTGGAGGTCCTTGGGGTCCCCCGAGGTACAGACCCACCGGAACGGTCCAAAACCGTAGTCAAAACACATGGGCCCCAAAATATCCTGTACGTAGGAGGGGTATCTAAAATCGATATTGTTTTCTGCCATGACATCACCGCCCGCACGGGAAACTTCCAGTAAAAAGGCATTTCCATAATCAAAGAAGTAGGTGCCTTTTGCGGTGTGTTTGTTGATGGCGTTGATTTGTCTTCGTAGCGATTCCTGTACGTTTTCCTTGAACGCTTCAGGGTTTTCGACCATCATGGCATTGGATTCTTCAAAAGATAGCCCAACGGGATAATATCCACCCGCCCAAGGATTGTGCAAAGAGGTTTGGTCGGAACCCAGATGAACAAAAATATTTTCCTCATCAAACCGTTCCCAAACATCAACCACATTGCCAATGTAGGCCAAGGAAACCACTTCCTTGTTTTTTACAGCATCTTTGGTGCGAACGACCAATAGGTCCAAATCCACCAACAATTCATCCACCCAACCTTGATTATGTCGTTTTTTGGCAGCTTCGGGGTTGACTTCGGCACAGATGGTGATGCCCCCAGCAATATTTCCTGCTTTGGGTTGGGCACCACTCATGCCGCCCAATCCAGCAGTTAAGAAAATTTTGCCTTCGGGGGATTCATTTTTCTCCAATACTTTTCGGAAAGCATTCATAACGGTGATAGCTGTTCCGTGCACGATGCCTTGCGGGCCGATGTACATATAGGATCCTGCTGTCATTTGTCCATACTGCGTCACACCCAATGCGTTGAAGCGTTCCCAGTCGTCGGGCTTGGAGTAGTTGGGAACCATCATGCCATTGGTGACCACCACTCGTGGCGCTTCCTTGGAAGATGGAAATAGGCCCATTGGATGCCCGGAATGCATATTGAGCGTCTGTTCATCGGTCATTTCTGCCAAATATTTCATAGTAAGCAGGTATTGCGCCCAGTTTTGGAATACTGCCCCATTTCCTCCGTAGGTGATGAGTTCCTCGGGATGTTGTGCCACAGCAGGGTCCAAATTGTTCTGGATCATCAACATTATGGCGGCAGCCTGATGTGTTTTCGCTGGATATTCGGAAATGGGCCGGGCATACATCTCATAATCGGGCTTAAACCGGTGCATGTAGATGCGACCATAGGTTTTTAGCTCCTCTGCAAATTCGGGGGCAAGTTCTTTGTGCCAAGCTTCGGGAAAATACCGCAACGCATTTTGTACGGCCAGTTTTTTCTCTTCTTTCGAGAGGATGTCTTTCCGTTTTGGCGCAGGGTTGCCATTTTTTGGATATGGTTTTTTTGGTGGAAGTTGTTCGGGGATGCCTTGAAGTATCTGTTGCTGAAATTCAGTCATAATTCAAATTTTTAGTGGATAGGAGCTCCTTTTTTCCAAACCTCGCTTGGCTTCAATTGCCCTTGATGGTATGTGATTTCTTGGTAATTATTGGTTGGGAAAACAACAAAGTCGGCTTGCGCTCCTGCTTCCAGTTTTCCACGGTCTGCCAAACGTAAGGCTGCGGCTGCTCTAAACGTAATTCCTGAAAGTACTTCGATGTTGGACAATTTTTCAAAGGTTCCCAAAATACTGGCTTGGGTCAACAGGTCGCCCATGGGAGCAGAGCCTGGATTGTGGTCGCTGGCAATGGACAGAGCGCCTCCGGCATCCAAAATTCTGCGGGCAGGGGTGTAAGCACATCCCAAACCAAGGGATGCCCCTGGCAATGCTGTTGCAATGGTATTGCTCTTGGCCAATAATTGAATCTCTTTTTCGGTGCTGGTTTCCAAATGGTCGGCACTTACGGCATCAAAGTCCACGGCTACTTGACTTCCTCCTGTGGTAAATTGGTCGGCGTGCACGGTGATGTCGAATCCCATTTCTTTCGCCTTTTGGAAATAAAGTCTGATTTCTTCAGGGGAAAAAGCACTTTCCTCCACAAAGGCATCCACCCGGCGAGCCAAGTTTTCTGCTTTGATCATCGGGAACAATTCTTTGATAATTACATCTAAATAAGCTTCGTTTTGATTCCAATCTTTGGGTTTCATATGTGCAGCCAAACAAGTTGGAATCAAAGAAACACTCGAAGTTTCATTGGCCTGTTTGATGGCACGTAGCATCTTCAGTTCTTCATCCACAGAAAGACCGTAGCCACTTTTTACCTCGAGGGTTGTTATCCCATTTTTTAAATGTTTTTGACTTCTCGAAATGATACCTGAAACCAATTCTTCTTGTGATGCATTTCGCGTTTGGGTCACGGTGTCCCAGATGCCACCGCCTGCCTTGGCAATCTCCAAATAGGTTTTTCCAGCATTTCGGTAGGCGTAGTCTCGTGCACGGGTGCCACCAAAACAAATATGGGTATGGGAATCCACAAACCCTGGTAGGCAAACATGTTTCCCATCGATATGGTGAATATCGACATCGGATGATTTCATTTCATCGAAAACTCCAACTTTGAGAATTTTTCCATCAGCGACCAGAATCCCTCCATTTTCAATAATGGGTAGTTGCTCATCTTTGAGCGCTCCCTTTAAGGGGAGACCTGTCATGGGAAGTAATTGGGTGAATGGTCCTATTAAGAGTGGTTTGTTCATATCAGTACGTTTCAAATTCATCAAGATGTGGTGCATCCCAAGTCAGTTCTTTTTCTTTCATTACCGATTCCACCAAATCAATGATTTCGTGATTTTGAATCATTTCGATTCCTTTTTCAATGTCATCGGAAAAAACACGGTCGTTTTCGGCGAAAGCAACCTTTGTTCTCAGGAAGGTATGGATTTCATCCAACAGAATCCCCGATTTCAATGGTTTTCTATATTCAAATGCCTGAGCTGCGGTCAATAACTCGATGGCAAGGATTTTCTCTACGTTGTTAATAATGTTGAGCGCTTTTCTACCGCTGATGGAACCCATGCTCACATGGTCTTCCTGTCCCAAAGAGGTTGGGATACTGTCCGCACTGGCAGGGAAACACAAACTTTTGTTCTCGCTGGCCAATGCAGCCGAGGTATACTGCAAAATCATATAGCCAGAATTGATGCCCGTATCCTTCATCAATAATTTGGGAACTCCTGGACTGTTGCCTTCCAGGGCCAGGTAAATGCGTCGGTCGGAGATATTTCCGATTTCCGAAGCGGCCAAAGCTGCGTAATCCAAAGCCATGGCCAAAGGTTGCCCGTGGAAATTTCCACCGCTTATGGTGAGTTCATCATTTACGATGACAGGGTTGTCGGTTACCGAGTTGAGCTCGATTTCCAATAATTCTTTGAGGTGCAACCAAGCATTTCGTGATGCGCCATGTACTTGCGGGATACAGCGAAGGGAGTAGGGGTCCTGTACACGTTCACAATCAATATGATCTTCCAAAATCTCGGAACCTTGGAGCAAGGTACGGATCCTGCCCGCAACGTGCTGATTGCCTTTGAAGGGCCGTAGTTTGTGCAATTCTTCAAAAAATGGCTTCATGGAACCTTGCAGGCCTTCGAGCATCATAGCACCGATAATATCGGCATGGCGCAAACAATGTTGTAGTTTGTGAACGACCATCACTCCATGTGCAGCGATAAATTGGGTGCCATTGATTAAGGCAAGCCCTTCTTTTGGACCCAAATTTAGCGGTTGTAACCCTTTTTGTTGAAATAGCACTTGTGTTGGAATGGTTTTACCTTGATATTCTACTTTGCCGAGACCAATCAACGGCAAAAACAGATGGGAAAGCGGTGCTAAATCGCCAGAGGCACCTACCGAACCTTGGGATGGAACCATGGGAATGGCATCGTTATCCAAATGCCACAACATGCGTTGCAAGGTGGTTTCTGCAATCCCCGAAAACCCTTTCGCCAAAGCATGGATTTTAAGAATCAGCATGATTTTAGCCAATTCATTGGAAATGGGTTGTCCCACTCCTACGCTATGACTTTGCAATATATTGGATTGAAGTATTTTGGTGTCCTCCTTGGAAATTTTGGTGTTACAAAGAGGACCAAAGCCCGTGTTGATGCCATACACTGTATCGCCTTTTTCCACAATGCGCTGTACCCGTTGGTAACTCGCATTTACATTTTTGAGGCATTTATCGGTAAAAATACCTTTTATGGAGCCATGGGCCATACCCAAAGCTATGCTTGCGGTTAAATGGTCTTCACCAAATTGAAATTTTCGGTCTTTTGCCATGCTCTTTCCTTTTCCATAAAATTATAAGTTATGATTAATAACTACCAATACTTATTTTTATAACAATCAATAAGTATGACTTATCAATTAGAACTTCGTCATTTTATCTATTTTTTGGCTGTGGCCGAAGAACTTCATTATAGAAAGGCAGCTGAAAAGTTGTTTATTTCCCAGCCGGGTTTGAGTACGCAAATCAAACAAATGGAAGAGATACTTGGAACGCAACTTTTTGTGAGGGACAAAAAGAAAGTGAGTTTGACACCAGCGGGGGAGTTTTTAAAAAAGGAGGTAGAGTTTATTTTGAATCATCTCGACCAGACCAAAAAACAGGTGAAACTTATAGGCGATGGACAATTGGGAGAGGTTCGAATCGGGTTTTTAGGTTCGGCCATGCAAAATGTGGTGCCCAATTTGTTGTTGGGACTAAAAGAAAGATATCCCAAGGTGCATACTACATTGGAGGAACTTTCCAACCGCGCGCAGATCAATGCAATTTTGGCCGACCGATTGGATTTGGGTTTTGTGCGATTGTCACGAGTACCGAAAGGATTGGATGTGAAACCTGTTTTTGAAGATACCTTTTCTTTGGTACTGCCAGAGGACCATCCTTTGGATGAAGCTAATTTTAAGAATATCAATCAAGTGGCTGAAGAGGCTTTTATCCTATTTTCCCAAGATTATAGTCCAATGTATTACGATACGGTGCTGAGCATTTGTGAGGATAGTGGGTTTGTGCCCCATGTTTCGCATAAATCGGTGCACGCGCAGACCATTTTTAAACTGGTGGAAAATAAGTTGGGTATTGCCATTGTTCCGACAACGCTTCAACATGGGTTTCAGATGAAGGTAAAGTTTATCGAAATGAAAAAGATAAAACAGCGTGCTGTTTTGAGCATGGTCTGGAAAACGGACAATCGGAACCCGGCGCTTCAAAAATGTATGGACTTGCTCATGAAATTATGATGGGAACAATTTGGAGCGTAACTTTGGAATTCAACTTAAAGAATAGTTATGATTTTTGATTTGATCGAAAAGAGAAGAAGTATTTTTCCTCCTCAATATATTGATAGGCCCATTGCCAAAGATGTCTTGGAAAAAATTCTGGAAGCCGCCAATTGGGCACCTACCCACAAAAAAACCGAGCCATGGCGTTTTAAAGTTTTGACTGGGGACAAGAAACAGGAGTTGGGTATTTTTCTTGCCAATAAGTATGAGGAAACGGATCTTAATCCGAAACAGATAAAAATTAAAAAATTACAGTTCAACCCATCCAATTCGGGAGCGGTAATTGCAATTTGCATGCAACGCGATCCAAAAGAAAGTTTGCCCGAGTGGGAAGAAATTGCTGCAGTTTCCATGGCGGTGCAAAACATGTGGCTATGTTGCACAGAATTGGGAATTGGAAGTTATTGGTCTTCGCCTGGACTCATCAAATACATGGATGAGTTCTTCAACTTGAATGAAGGTGAAAGATGCCTGGGCTTTTTCTACATGGGTTATTTTGATGGAGAAGTGATTCCGTCAGCTAGAACTCCAATTGCTGATAAAGTAGAATGGTTGGACTAACTAAAAGTAAACAGGTCGCCCGCATATTTGATGGTGATGTACACGTAAAAAATGGCATAAGCCACTGTTAGAACGAACTTCATAAAAGTGCCTGTTAAAAAGCCTAAAAATGAACCGAAAGCCGCCTTCATGGCGGTATTTTTATTGGCTTTATTGAGCAATTCACCAACTAATGCACCTACAAACGGCCAAATAATAATTCCGAAGGGACCAAAAACAGGAACAATAATGGCGACGAGCAATCCAACAATGGTACCCCACATTCCGGCTTTACTACCTCCAAATTTTTTGGTGCCCATAGCTGGAATCACATAATCCAAAATTGTAATGGTAATGGCGAGGACAAATGTAATTCCGAGCACCCACCAATTATCCGGTACGGCTTTGGTCAAATAAAGTAGTAGCAGCCCGACCCAACTAATGGGAGGTCCTGGCAATACCGGCAAAAAGCTGCCCAATATGCCAATAAGCATTAAAAGAAACCCTAAAATGAGCAATGCAATGTCCATGGTCGTGTTTTACTGTTAGACAAATGTAGCCGACAATTGTTACAAACAAAATCAAAATAAAACCCTACTCTTAATTTTTTCGTAGGTAAATTTGAAACCGATTATCAAGCGTTCGTGAAACTGCATAGCGTACATACAAAACCAAGGTTCATCCGAATAGGGTGCGCAGGTATGTGTGTATTTTATTTGATCGGACTTTTTAACAGTCTGGTATTGGAGACCTTGCATGAGGCTGCTCACATTTGGGCCCCTGAAACACATTATCATGGTTTTGTGTCCGATCACGAAACTATCGATTATTCTTCATTGGATGCCATGGCCGGTCACTCGCATGAGGCATTGGAAGCCTTAAAGGAGTTGTTGGTGGCCAACCAACCCGATAAGCAAGAATCTAAAGGTGATTTTAGCTTTAAATTGGACAAACATTTTTTTGAGGACGCTCAAAGAACGTTGAAATTGCATTCTTGGACCGTAAACAGGGGGGATTGGGCATACATAGACTTAACTTCTCTTTGGAGTCAGGGCATAACCACGCCCCCTCCCCAGTATAGCTAAAAATAGTAGACCAATTTTTGAAAATAGGTTCCAATCTTCTTTGGAACTGGTCTAGTATTTCTATAGTTCAGACTTATTTACACAAATCAAATTAAAAGATAACGACATGAAATATTTTATGGCGGCATTGTCCATGCTTTTTATGGGCACTATTGCTGCACAAAACGTAAAGGGAAAACTGGTGGATGAGGCAGGTTCCCCGATAGAGGATGCTGGTATTTTTAACAAGACCAGTGGTCAACATAGCCATACCGATGGAACAGGACATTTTGTTCTGGACAGGACTTCGGTGAATGATACGGTCTACTTTTCAAGACTGGGATATGCCACTAAAACTTTGGTGGTGAAACAATCTGATCTTGGCACTTCTTTGACCATTGTGTTGGACGAAAATTCAATTTCCTTGGATCAAGTAGTCTTGGTATCGGAAGTTGATGCACTTAGCAGATTGGTAGATGTGGATGTTCAGGCGGATCCTGTAAAATCTTCACAAGAAATATTGAGAAAAGTCCCTGGACTCATTATAGGGCAACATGCCGGAGGAGGAAAGGCGGAGCAAATATTTTTGAGAGGTTTTGATGTGGACCACGGAACCGATGTGGCCATCAACGTGGACGGAATGCCGGTGAACATGGTGTCTCATGCCCATGGACAGGGATATGCGGACCTTCATTTTGTGATTCCGGAAACCATAGAGAACATCAATTTTGGAAAAGGGCCCTATTATGCGGACCAAGGCAACTTTAATACAGCAGGTTATGTTGACCTAAGATTGAGAAAAAGTTTGGAAAAAAATGTGCTCTCCACCGAAATAGGCCAATTTGGTGCCCGTAGGTTTATGGGAATGTTCAATGTAATGGATAATCAGAACAGCAATGCCTATTTGGCATCCGAACTGTACTTAACCGATGGGCCTTTTGAATCACCTCAGAATTTTAACCGAATAAATATTTTAGGTAGATACCGCTATGCATTGCCCGGTGATCAAGAACTGTTATTGACAGCTTCTCACTTTTCCAGCAAATGGGATGCATCGGGTCAAATACCCCAACGAGCCGTGGACCAAGGCTTGATTGGTCGTTTTGGTGCCATTGATGATACCGAAGGCGGAAAAACCAGCAGGACAAACTTTGTGCTCAATCACAATAAAAACTTGGGGATCGGTAAATCCATAAACACCATGGCCTATGTTTCGCATTATGATTTTGAACTGTATTCCAACTTTACCTTTTTCTTGGAAGACCCTGTAAACGGAGATCAAATTAAACAGTTTGAGGACCGAATGATGGCAGTAGCGAAGACAATTTTTCAGAACAATTCGGCCAATTTGGGAGGGCTGGGATTTAAGTACAATGCAGGAATCGGTTTTAGGTACGATAATGTTGACGATAATCAATTGTCCCGTACTCTGAACCGCCAGGAACTGTTGGAGCGTTTGGCCTATGGCGATGTGGATGAGGTGAATGGTTACGCCTTTGCCGGTGCCGAGTTTAAATCGGGTAAATTTACGTTTGAACCAGCGCTGCGATTGGATTACTTCCGGTTCGATTACATCAACAAAATGAGCGAGCTGTACGATAGCCGTAGTGAAGAAAAGGTGGCATTCAGTCCTAAGTTCAATACCATTTACAGTCCAACAGCAAACACCCAGTTTTTCTTGAAAACAGGTATTGGTTTCCACTCCAACGATACCAGAGTTGTGGTAGCAAACGAAGGGGAGGAGATTCTACCTGCAGCCTATGGGGTGGATTTAGGAACCATAATCAGACCAGCGGATAAGTTAGTCTTGAACGCTACACTTTGGACCTTGTTCCTAGATCAAGAGTTTGTGTACGTGGGTGATGCCGGAATTGTAGAACCCAGTGGAAAGACCAGAAGAATGGGACTAGAGGTAGGAGCAAGATATCAGCCATTGGATTGGCTGTATCTTTATACAGATGCCAACTATACCCATGCCAGGAGTACCGAGGAGGCCGATGGGGAAGATTACATACCCTTGGCACCCGATTTTACCATGGCGGGCGGTCTTACCTTGGGAGATGATCAAGGCTTTTCAGGAGGATTTAACTACAGGTATATTGATGATAGACCCGCAAACGAGGACAATTCCATTGTGGCCGAAGGTTATTTTGTAACCGATGCCACACTCAATTATAGTGTGAACAATTGGACTTTTGGATTGATTGTGGAAAACCTGTTCGACACCGAATGGAACGAAACACAGTTCGCTACGGAAAGCCGTTTGTTCAACGAACCGAACTCTTTTGAAGAGATTCATTTTACTCCGGGCACACCTTTCTACTTGCGTGGAAAAGTTACTGTAACATTTTAAATAGTTATCCGCCAGTAGGCAACGCTGGCGGATTTTTAATTGAATTTTTCAACTAAAAAATTAGTTTAAACTAAATATTTAGTTATATTTGTTTCGTATTGAACTGAAAACTTAGTTAAAAAATGAAACAACTCACCAAGGCAGAAGAAGAAGTAATGCAGCTCCTTTGGAAAATTAAAAGGGGCAATGTGGCTGCAATTCTGGAAGAACTTCCGGAGCCCAAGCCAGCTTATAATACCGTTTCTACCATTGTTCGAATTTTGGAGGACAAAGGTTTTGTTTCCCACGAAAAAGTCGGGAAGGGCCATGTGTATTTTCCCTTGGTGAAAAAGG
It includes:
- a CDS encoding BlaI/MecI/CopY family transcriptional regulator, translated to MKQLTKAEEEVMQLLWKIKRGNVAAILEELPEPKPAYNTVSTIVRILEDKGFVSHEKVGKGHVYFPLVKKEEYSNQRLTKLMDGYFQGSFSSMVSFFMKKNDIGLKELEEIMKNIKEEKK
- a CDS encoding TonB-dependent receptor, with translation MKYFMAALSMLFMGTIAAQNVKGKLVDEAGSPIEDAGIFNKTSGQHSHTDGTGHFVLDRTSVNDTVYFSRLGYATKTLVVKQSDLGTSLTIVLDENSISLDQVVLVSEVDALSRLVDVDVQADPVKSSQEILRKVPGLIIGQHAGGGKAEQIFLRGFDVDHGTDVAINVDGMPVNMVSHAHGQGYADLHFVIPETIENINFGKGPYYADQGNFNTAGYVDLRLRKSLEKNVLSTEIGQFGARRFMGMFNVMDNQNSNAYLASELYLTDGPFESPQNFNRINILGRYRYALPGDQELLLTASHFSSKWDASGQIPQRAVDQGLIGRFGAIDDTEGGKTSRTNFVLNHNKNLGIGKSINTMAYVSHYDFELYSNFTFFLEDPVNGDQIKQFEDRMMAVAKTIFQNNSANLGGLGFKYNAGIGFRYDNVDDNQLSRTLNRQELLERLAYGDVDEVNGYAFAGAEFKSGKFTFEPALRLDYFRFDYINKMSELYDSRSEEKVAFSPKFNTIYSPTANTQFFLKTGIGFHSNDTRVVVANEGEEILPAAYGVDLGTIIRPADKLVLNATLWTLFLDQEFVYVGDAGIVEPSGKTRRMGLEVGARYQPLDWLYLYTDANYTHARSTEEADGEDYIPLAPDFTMAGGLTLGDDQGFSGGFNYRYIDDRPANEDNSIVAEGYFVTDATLNYSVNNWTFGLIVENLFDTEWNETQFATESRLFNEPNSFEEIHFTPGTPFYLRGKVTVTF
- a CDS encoding DUF456 domain-containing protein, with protein sequence MDIALLILGFLLMLIGILGSFLPVLPGPPISWVGLLLLYLTKAVPDNWWVLGITFVLAITITILDYVIPAMGTKKFGGSKAGMWGTIVGLLVAIIVPVFGPFGIIIWPFVGALVGELLNKANKNTAMKAAFGSFLGFLTGTFMKFVLTVAYAIFYVYITIKYAGDLFTFS
- a CDS encoding nitroreductase family protein — protein: MIFDLIEKRRSIFPPQYIDRPIAKDVLEKILEAANWAPTHKKTEPWRFKVLTGDKKQELGIFLANKYEETDLNPKQIKIKKLQFNPSNSGAVIAICMQRDPKESLPEWEEIAAVSMAVQNMWLCCTELGIGSYWSSPGLIKYMDEFFNLNEGERCLGFFYMGYFDGEVIPSARTPIADKVEWLD
- a CDS encoding urocanate hydratase — protein: MTEFQQQILQGIPEQLPPKKPYPKNGNPAPKRKDILSKEEKKLAVQNALRYFPEAWHKELAPEFAEELKTYGRIYMHRFKPDYEMYARPISEYPAKTHQAAAIMLMIQNNLDPAVAQHPEELITYGGNGAVFQNWAQYLLTMKYLAEMTDEQTLNMHSGHPMGLFPSSKEAPRVVVTNGMMVPNYSKPDDWERFNALGVTQYGQMTAGSYMYIGPQGIVHGTAITVMNAFRKVLEKNESPEGKIFLTAGLGGMSGAQPKAGNIAGGITICAEVNPEAAKKRHNQGWVDELLVDLDLLVVRTKDAVKNKEVVSLAYIGNVVDVWERFDEENIFVHLGSDQTSLHNPWAGGYYPVGLSFEESNAMMVENPEAFKENVQESLRRQINAINKHTAKGTYFFDYGNAFLLEVSRAGGDVMAENNIDFRYPSYVQDILGPMCFDYGFGPFRWVCTSGDPKDLQKTDAIALEVMKSIKSEAPEEIQQQMQDNIKWISEAEQNKLVVGSQARILYADAEGRSKIADAFNTAIAKGEISSPVVLGRDHHDVSGTDSPFRETSNIYDGSKFTADMAIQNVIGDSFRGATWVSIHNGGGVGWGEVINGGFGMVLDGSEEASNRLNKMLFFDVNNGISRRSWARNKEARFAIEREMERTPNLKVTLPHLVEPDILDNLF
- the hutH gene encoding histidine ammonia-lyase: MAKDRKFQFGEDHLTASIALGMAHGSIKGIFTDKCLKNVNASYQRVQRIVEKGDTVYGINTGFGPLCNTKISKEDTKILQSNILQSHSVGVGQPISNELAKIMLILKIHALAKGFSGIAETTLQRMLWHLDNDAIPMVPSQGSVGASGDLAPLSHLFLPLIGLGKVEYQGKTIPTQVLFQQKGLQPLNLGPKEGLALINGTQFIAAHGVMVVHKLQHCLRHADIIGAMMLEGLQGSMKPFFEELHKLRPFKGNQHVAGRIRTLLQGSEILEDHIDCERVQDPYSLRCIPQVHGASRNAWLHLKELLEIELNSVTDNPVIVNDELTISGGNFHGQPLAMALDYAALAASEIGNISDRRIYLALEGNSPGVPKLLMKDTGINSGYMILQYTSAALASENKSLCFPASADSIPTSLGQEDHVSMGSISGRKALNIINNVEKILAIELLTAAQAFEYRKPLKSGILLDEIHTFLRTKVAFAENDRVFSDDIEKGIEMIQNHEIIDLVESVMKEKELTWDAPHLDEFETY
- the hutI gene encoding imidazolonepropionase — protein: MNKPLLIGPFTQLLPMTGLPLKGALKDEQLPIIENGGILVADGKILKVGVFDEMKSSDVDIHHIDGKHVCLPGFVDSHTHICFGGTRARDYAYRNAGKTYLEIAKAGGGIWDTVTQTRNASQEELVSGIISRSQKHLKNGITTLEVKSGYGLSVDEELKMLRAIKQANETSSVSLIPTCLAAHMKPKDWNQNEAYLDVIIKELFPMIKAENLARRVDAFVEESAFSPEEIRLYFQKAKEMGFDITVHADQFTTGGSQVAVDFDAVSADHLETSTEKEIQLLAKSNTIATALPGASLGLGCAYTPARRILDAGGALSIASDHNPGSAPMGDLLTQASILGTFEKLSNIEVLSGITFRAAAALRLADRGKLEAGAQADFVVFPTNNYQEITYHQGQLKPSEVWKKGAPIH
- a CDS encoding LysR family transcriptional regulator, whose product is MTYQLELRHFIYFLAVAEELHYRKAAEKLFISQPGLSTQIKQMEEILGTQLFVRDKKKVSLTPAGEFLKKEVEFILNHLDQTKKQVKLIGDGQLGEVRIGFLGSAMQNVVPNLLLGLKERYPKVHTTLEELSNRAQINAILADRLDLGFVRLSRVPKGLDVKPVFEDTFSLVLPEDHPLDEANFKNINQVAEEAFILFSQDYSPMYYDTVLSICEDSGFVPHVSHKSVHAQTIFKLVENKLGIAIVPTTLQHGFQMKVKFIEMKKIKQRAVLSMVWKTDNRNPALQKCMDLLMKL